A region of the Candidatus Neomarinimicrobiota bacterium genome:
TTAATATTTTTTGAACCGGCTTCCTGACAAAGTTCGGTTCAATATTTGCAACAAGTCAGGCACATAAATTGACCATATTTTTACCCAAATTTTAAGGGTAGGCTTTCATTTGATAAATAACAATGGTCCGACTAGATTAGCTCTAAATAGCAAAAGGGATCTATCATGACTTTCAACTTAGATGCAAAAAAACATACATTGCGTTTGTTCCATCACAACGTAGCTATTGTTTCCTCCGGGAAGGCTGAAAACGCAGTAGGTGCAACGGTAACCTGGTTTACTCAGAGCAGTTTTGAGCCACCCCTGGTGACTATGGCTGTCAAGGCAGACAGCCGATTATATGAAGCAGTCAAAACCAATAAAAATTTAGTTATCAGTCTTGTGAGCAAAGATGATAAGGGATTGGCAGGCGCCTTTTTTAAGCCTGGTTCATGGGATGGGGATACCTTTGGTGGTTTCCCTGCAAAGACTCACGAATTGGGTGGAGCCATCCTGGAATCCAGTCCTGCCTGGCTTGCTTGTGAAGTTAAAACTATCGTTGAGGAGGGGGATCATCATATCATCATCTCCCAGGTTGTAGACTCAGGTATTCATAGAGAAGAAGAGAAAGCCATGTGTCTCTCTGAGACAGGCTGGCAATACGGAGGATAATTCTCATGCTAACAGGTTGGGAAAAAGCAGTCTTTTTATTAGTCCTACTAGGATCACTGGGAGCCACACGCACAACTTTCGGTAATATGTTCAAGATTATTGGGAGAGGCGCCATACCCATAGATTGGACCACCACATTCAAGCGCATACTGCCAGGTATACTGGCTCTTCTAGGAAAGCCACTGTTTAAAACCCGACCCGTAGCGACCATCATTCATACGGGCGTTTCCTGGGGATTCATCCTTTATATGTTGGTGAACCTTATAGATATCATATATGGGCTGTTTAGTGGGTTTCACTTCCTCCCCGATTCCATAGCAGGCAATATCTACCGCCTTTTCGTGGACATTTTCAGTATAGTCGTTCTCCTGGGAGTTCTATATTTCCTTTTCAGACGATTTATCCAGAACGACCCCGCCCTGCATATCAATGAAACAGTTATGTTGAATGAGAAAGCACGCAAGGGTGTCTTCACTGATTCTGCCCTGGTGGCATTCTTCATATTTTTTCATGTTGGCTTCAGACTCCTCGGCGCATCTTTTGAAATAGCCCTGGCTGAAGTTGATGTCTTTCAACCTGCTGCATCAGCTCTGGCTTCTCTTTGGAGTGATATGAGCACTGGAACGCTGGTTTTCAGCGAACACGCAGCCTGGTGGCTGGCCATAGGCTTGATTCTGGCCTTTATACCCTACTTCCCCACCACCAAGCATGCCCATCTGTTTATGGGTCCCCTCAATCACATGATCACTTCAAATGATCATACTGCAGCCTCATTTGAAACCATTGATTTTGAAGATGAATCTCTTGAGCAATACGGTGCTGCCCTTCTGGAGCATCTTCCTCAGAAAAATATTCTGGATGCCTATGCCTGTATCATGTGTAACCGCTGTCAGGACGCCTGCCCAGCTTACATCACCGGGAAACCTCTTTCACCCTCAGCCATTGAGGTTAACAAGCGTTATTACATTCGCGATCATGTGTCTGATCTGGCAAAGGGTAAAGAATCTGGAGATCGCCTGGCTGACTGGATGCTTTCCGAAGATGCCATATGGGCCTGCACCAGTTGTGGATATTGCGTGGAAGTTTGCCCCGTTGCAAATGAACCCATGGTAGACATACTACGTGCCCGCCAAGATCTCGTGATGATGGAGAGTAAATTCCCCAAAGAGGCCGTCGCCACCTTCAAAAATCTGGAAGTCAATGGCAACCCCTGGGGACAATCTGCTCAAGACCGTGAGAATTGGATTGGTGATCTTAAAGTTCCCATGATGCGAGAGAAAGGCAAAGCTGAATATCTCTATTGGGTTGGCTGCGCCGGTGCTTACGATTCTCGGGGACAGGAAGTCTCTCAGGCCATGGTCAAATTGATGAATCATGCAAATGTTGATTATGCTGTTCTTGGAACCGAAGAAACCTGTACCGGTGATTCGGCCCGTCGTCTGGGAAATGAATATCTGTTCCAGATGTTGGCCCAACAAAATATCGACACCTTCGATAACTACGGTGTGACAAAGATAATCACCCAGTGCCCCCACTGCCTGAACGCACTGAAAAATGACTACAAAGCTCTGGGGAAAAATTACGAAGTGATTCATCATGCTGAATTTCTAGCTGAACTCGTAGATCAGGGAAAACTTAGCCCCTCCAAGGCCAGCAATGCCAATATTGCCTACCATGATTCATGCTACCTGGGCCGACACAATGACATCTATGAAGCTCCCCGGGATGTGATCAAAGCAATTCCTGGAGTAAAGCTTGAGGAATTTCCGCGGAACAAGAATGAAGGCATGTGTTGCGGCGCAGGTGGTGGTCGCATGTGGCTCGAGGAAACCCTGGGCGATAAAACCATCAACCTTGAGCGTATAGAGGACGTAAAGGCCGTCAATCCAGATGAAGTTGCCACAGCCTGTCCTTTCTGTGCCACCATGATAAATGATGGCATCATGGCAGAAGCGCTGGATACAAAAACATCAAGTAAGGATATCGCTCAATATCTCCTTGAGTCGATCACAGAGTAACTGCACAGCTTGATCATTAAAGAAGGTGCTTTGATTCCGGTCAGAGCACCTTTTTCTTTTTAGCCGAAAAAGCATTTTCATTCAATCCCTCAGGGATTAGACTCGCTCATGATTTCTCATCCTAAAAACCCGCGTTGGAAGGACTGGACCTGGCAGCATGCACAAAGTTGCCAAGATCTTTCAACACTCACTGAATGGCTGGAAGACGCTGGCAGCAACCTCAAGATGCCCAAGGACCAATTCCATGAGATAACCTCCACCTATCGCATGGGAATCACACCCTATTATTTCAGGTTGATAAACCAATATGATGACACAGATCCCATATACAGACAGATAGTTCCAGCTTCTGAAGAGTTGAATATTTTAGCTGAAGAACTGGTTGATCCCATAGGCGATGAAAACCCCGCTCGCGGATCTCGGCCGTTGAAGGCCCTTGTCCACCGCTATCGCAATCGCGTCCTGCTCATGCCAACGGCCCTGTGCGCCGTATATTGTAGATTTTGTTTCCGGAAGCGTCTTGTTGGAGATACGGCGCACAATGCCCGTGAGAAGGATCTTCAAGCTGCGTACGATTACATCAGATCCCACCCGGAAATAGAGGAAGTCATCCTCACGGGCGGCGATCCCCTTACTCTGGGTGACCAGGCACTCCACGCCATTTTTAAGGAGCTGGATAGTATTCAACATCTGCGCGTGATCCGAATACATACACGCCTACCGGTGGTCAACCCATTCCGGCTCACACCTGAATTGGGTGCGATTATCAATTCACTTCAGAAACCGGTCTGGGTGTCAGCTCATTTCAATCACCCCGCCGAGATTACTGCAACAGCCCGACAGCATATCCTGAACTGGGTATCCATGGGAATCCCATTCTTGAATCAGAGCGTCCTTCTCAAGGGAGTCAATGATTCGGCTGAGGTTTTGAAAGAATTGTTTCTATCCCTGATTGAAATGAAGGTTAAACCCTATTACCTCCACCAGGCTGATATGGTCCAGGGTACAGGTCATCTCCGCGTGTCACAACAGCATGGATTGGATATACTGCAGGAACTTCAGGGCGAAGTACCTGGCTATGCTCTCCCCCACTATGTCCAGGATAGATCTGATGGGTCAGGTAAAATTCCATTGCAAAATCAATGGATCTGACCATCCCTCAACTAAGCTCACTATTACATAGACGTAGATCACATCCATCTGAGCACAAGCATCCCTCGAGATAATGCCCTTGACTCTCACGGGATAATATTAAATTAGCAGACATTAATAATCGGAGGATAATATGATTAAACGTTACCTGACTATAATTTTAGCAATCAGCCTGGCACTTTTCATGTGGTCATGCAGCGATCCTGAAGAAGATGATACTACTGCACCAGGTGCCCCGACAAGTCTTGCCTTTGATGCCAATCAATCTGGTGATGGCCAAATCTATTTACGCTGGGAGGCACCTGACGATGACGATGTTGCCACCTATAACATTTACCGTGATTCCGGAAATGGCACTTTCTCGCTTCTCATTTCCGTAGTTGAAACCTTTTATCTCGATAGTCAGTTGGATTACAGCATCGAGTATGGCTACAAAGTGACTGCTGTGGATGATAGTGACAACGAGAGTCCCTTCTCCAATGAAGTGAATCTTATGCCCTTAAATCTATTATCACCAGCAACCCCCACTGGATTGGCTATCAAGGCTCACAATATTCCCAATGATTTTGAAGTGAATGTTGAACTCACATGGAATGCGAATACTGAAACCGATTTTGCTTACTATAAAGTTTTCAGATCCGCAACCACACCACTCTTTTCGCCAGATGAGATTTCATATCTGGATTCAGTAACTGGTATTTTCTATATCGATGAAGATGTGACACCAGGAAATACCTACCACTATAAAATCATAGCTTACGACATCGGTCATAAAGACAGTGACCCAACCATTGTTGTCTCTGATACCCCTCTGGAGGTTCCCATTCTGATGCGTCCCATTGGAGATGTAGAAAATACCTCTCTGACTCCCACCTTTGAATGGTCAAATGTCAATGAAGCCGTAAAATACAAAATCATTGTTCGTACCTCTTCTGCAACAGGAGATATCTGGGATTTTGAGCTGGATGCGACGACTGCAAACACCATGAGCGTGACCTACCCCACCAACGCAACCACGCCCCTCAACGGTAATACTCGTTATTGGTGGTTTATAGCAGGTTATTCTCAGGCGGATGGCGAGATCAATGTCTATTCCGAGGATGATACCTTCCGAACCATGTAATCTGATAACACTACGAAATAAAAAAAGAGGCTGTCTCAGAACCTGAGGCGGCCTCTTTTAGTCTATAGGGATGTTTGGTTCAGATCTCCCTAAGAGGGATTGGATACAGCTCGAGCAAAAAGCTAAACTCTCATTTTTTTTAACGAACTAAACGAGTAAAACGAATTGTCTTTATTACCTTTCGTAAACTTCGTCAGACTTGTCTATCGAAACCCATAGGGTGTAGATAGATTCGTTGTGCGAAAAACATACTTTACCCTATGGTCTTGTCCGCATGCTCAATGGCTAAATCTTTGAAGCCAACTATAGAGGACGTTAACCACTATATCCCTTAGACCTCAAAAAAAGAGACCGCCCTTTTGGGACAGCCTCTTTTTTACTAGTGCTTAGTTGACCCGACTATATCTGAATATCTGCTCCACCAGATTTTGCCAGCATCACCATCACAGCCTTTTGGGCGTGCATACGGTTTTCGGCTTCGTCAAATACAACTGAATTGGGTCCATCTAGTACATCCTCAGTGATTTCTTCACCATAGTGAGCGGGAAGGCAATGCATGACCAGAGCATCTGACTTGGCATGACTCAATAGCTCAGCGTTAATCTGGAAACCGTCAAAATCATCCAGACGTTTTTGACGCTCAGCTTCCTGACCCATGGAGGTCCACACATCAGTATAAAGGACATCAGCGTCCCTGGCGGCTTCAATGGGATCACGAACAACTTCAATCTTGCTGAGACCAGCTGCCTGTGCCTTTGCTAATGTCTCGAGATCTGGATCATAACCTTCAGGGGCTGCCAGAACAAAATGGTAAGGAATGACGCTGGCAAAATTCAGGAATGAATTGCAGACATTATTACCATCACCAATAAAGACAACCTTCTGACCTTCAACCTTGCCGTGATGTTCATAAATGGTCAACATATCCGCCATGATCTGACAGGGGTGATTATAATCTGTCAAACCGTTGATTACAGGAACTGAGGCATATTTGGCCATCTCTAGCATATGCTCATGTTTGAAAAGCCGGGCCATAATCCAATTGTTATAGCGAGAAATTACCCGGGCGATATCCTTAACAGACTCGCGTTTGCCAATACTAATATCATTTGGTCCGAGGTATAACGCATGACCACCAAATTGAACCATACCTGTTTCAAAGCTCACCCGTGTTCTTAAAGAGGGTTTTGCGAAAACCATGGACATGGTTTCATTGGCAAAATAATGATGTTCTTTTCCTGCCTTTACATCTGCTTTTAACTGCTTTGCAATACGAAAAGTCTCATAGATCTCTTCCTTGCTAAAATCTGTTACGGCTAAAAAATCTCGCTTCATTCGGCCTCCTTTGCATCGATTGTAAAAAAAACTCCGCCTGTAGACGGAGTCTTTAATGATTGTATTTTCATTTGATATTGAGTCTTCAATTAGCTTTCTCTAGAGTATGTATTTACTCAAGTCCTGATCTGCCATCGTATCCTTAAATGTATTGGTAACCATGGATTTGGTGACTTTTATACTTTTTGTATTTTCATTTGGTAAGTCAAACAAAGTCTCCTCAAGGAGTTTACTCATGATGGTATGCAGCCGCCTTGCACCAATATTTTCCACACTCTCATTGACCTCGAATGCCACCCTGGCGATCTCTGCGATGGCGTCCTTGTTAAATGTAATTTTGACATCCTCAGCACCCACCAGTGCTGTATACTGTTTTAACAATGCAGATTTTGGTTGAGTGAGAATTTTAATAAAATCATCTTCTGTCAGATTCTCAAGCTCTACTCGGATAGGAAATCTTCCCTGGAGCTCTGGGATGAGATCAGAAGGCTTGGACATGTGAAAAGCCCCAGCTGCTATGAAGAGAATATGATCTGTTGTCAGAGTCCCATATTTGGTTTTAACGGTGCTCCCCTCAATTATAGGCAAAATATCTCGCTGGACGCCTTCCCGCGATACATCAGGACCACTGCCACCTCTTTCAACTGCAATCTTATCGATCTCGTCAACGAATACGATACCATCCTGCTCAGCTCGGCGAATGGCCTCATGTTGGACCTTTTCCTCGTCAATGAGCTTATCAGATTCCTCGGCAGTAATGAGCACCCTTGCCTCAGTCACACTCAGACGACGCATCTTCTTCTTTTTGGGCATGGCATTGCCCAGCATATCCTGGATATTCATACCCAGATCATCCATCCCCATGGGACTGAAGATTTGCATCATGGCACTGCTGCTGCTATCCTCTTGAACCTTGAACTCCACCTGACGATCTTCAAAATCACCAGCCATGAGTTTGGCATACATTTTCTCCCGTGTAGTCTGATAGCGCTGATACTCTGCAGATTCTTTATCTGGATTATTCAACGGGGGTAACAGCAAGTCCATAATACGTTCATTGGTCATCTCAAGGGCTGCTTCACGAACGGTAATCTCATGCTCCGATTTAACAATATTGTAACTGTTGTCAACCAGATCACGAATCATAGAGTCCACATCTCTACCGACATAACCAACTTCTGTAAATTTTGAGGCTTCCACTTTTACAAATGGAGCCTGTACAAGATGTGAGAGTCTGCGGGCAATCTCGGTTTTTCCCACACCTGTGGAACCGATCATGATGATATTATTGGGCAGAATCTCATCACGAATCTCTGAAGTAACCTGTTGACGTCTCCACCGATTTCGGAGGGCAATGGCCACAGATTTTTTCGCACTATCCTGACCAATAATATATTTATCCAATTCCTGGACAATTTGTTTGGGTGTAAGTGAAAATTTACTCATGTATATATGGTTCTCTTATTTCAATTCTAAAACATTGATTTTATTATTGGTGTAAATACAGATATCCGCAGTGATTTCAAGTGACATACGTACAATTTCTTTTGGGGACTTTTTCCCGCTGGCTATAAAAGCTCGTGCAGCAGCTGTAGCATAGGGACTACCGGATCCAATGGACATGACGCCATCATCGGACTCAACCACATCACCATTACCGGAAATAATCAATCCATGATCGATATCCATGACCACCAACATGGCCTCAAGATTGCGAAGCATTTTATCCATGCGCCAATCCTTGGCCAGTTCTACAGCGGCTCGTACCAGATCCCCACTGAATTCATCAAGCTTGGCTTCAAATTTCTCAAATAGTGCAAAAGCATCTGCAGCAGATCCTGCAAATCCAGCAAGGACTTCACCATCAAAGATAGCGCGGACTTTTATTGCTCCATGCTTCATCACAGTATCCCCAAAAGTGACCTGGCCATCACCACCCAGGGCGACTTTGCCATTATGTCTGACTCCCAGAATTGTTGTGGAGTGAAGATCGGGAAACATGCTCATATCAAGTGCCTCATATTACTTATTCATT
Encoded here:
- the hslV gene encoding ATP-dependent protease subunit HslV, which produces MSMFPDLHSTTILGVRHNGKVALGGDGQVTFGDTVMKHGAIKVRAIFDGEVLAGFAGSAADAFALFEKFEAKLDEFSGDLVRAAVELAKDWRMDKMLRNLEAMLVVMDIDHGLIISGNGDVVESDDGVMSIGSGSPYATAAARAFIASGKKSPKEIVRMSLEITADICIYTNNKINVLELK
- the hslU gene encoding ATP-dependent protease ATPase subunit HslU; this translates as MSKFSLTPKQIVQELDKYIIGQDSAKKSVAIALRNRWRRQQVTSEIRDEILPNNIIMIGSTGVGKTEIARRLSHLVQAPFVKVEASKFTEVGYVGRDVDSMIRDLVDNSYNIVKSEHEITVREAALEMTNERIMDLLLPPLNNPDKESAEYQRYQTTREKMYAKLMAGDFEDRQVEFKVQEDSSSSAMMQIFSPMGMDDLGMNIQDMLGNAMPKKKKMRRLSVTEARVLITAEESDKLIDEEKVQHEAIRRAEQDGIVFVDEIDKIAVERGGSGPDVSREGVQRDILPIIEGSTVKTKYGTLTTDHILFIAAGAFHMSKPSDLIPELQGRFPIRVELENLTEDDFIKILTQPKSALLKQYTALVGAEDVKITFNKDAIAEIARVAFEVNESVENIGARRLHTIMSKLLEETLFDLPNENTKSIKVTKSMVTNTFKDTMADQDLSKYIL
- a CDS encoding 4Fe-4S dicluster domain-containing protein is translated as MLTGWEKAVFLLVLLGSLGATRTTFGNMFKIIGRGAIPIDWTTTFKRILPGILALLGKPLFKTRPVATIIHTGVSWGFILYMLVNLIDIIYGLFSGFHFLPDSIAGNIYRLFVDIFSIVVLLGVLYFLFRRFIQNDPALHINETVMLNEKARKGVFTDSALVAFFIFFHVGFRLLGASFEIALAEVDVFQPAASALASLWSDMSTGTLVFSEHAAWWLAIGLILAFIPYFPTTKHAHLFMGPLNHMITSNDHTAASFETIDFEDESLEQYGAALLEHLPQKNILDAYACIMCNRCQDACPAYITGKPLSPSAIEVNKRYYIRDHVSDLAKGKESGDRLADWMLSEDAIWACTSCGYCVEVCPVANEPMVDILRARQDLVMMESKFPKEAVATFKNLEVNGNPWGQSAQDRENWIGDLKVPMMREKGKAEYLYWVGCAGAYDSRGQEVSQAMVKLMNHANVDYAVLGTEETCTGDSARRLGNEYLFQMLAQQNIDTFDNYGVTKIITQCPHCLNALKNDYKALGKNYEVIHHAEFLAELVDQGKLSPSKASNANIAYHDSCYLGRHNDIYEAPRDVIKAIPGVKLEEFPRNKNEGMCCGAGGGRMWLEETLGDKTINLERIEDVKAVNPDEVATACPFCATMINDGIMAEALDTKTSSKDIAQYLLESITE
- a CDS encoding flavin reductase produces the protein MTFNLDAKKHTLRLFHHNVAIVSSGKAENAVGATVTWFTQSSFEPPLVTMAVKADSRLYEAVKTNKNLVISLVSKDDKGLAGAFFKPGSWDGDTFGGFPAKTHELGGAILESSPAWLACEVKTIVEEGDHHIIISQVVDSGIHREEEKAMCLSETGWQYGG
- the argF gene encoding ornithine carbamoyltransferase, yielding MKRDFLAVTDFSKEEIYETFRIAKQLKADVKAGKEHHYFANETMSMVFAKPSLRTRVSFETGMVQFGGHALYLGPNDISIGKRESVKDIARVISRYNNWIMARLFKHEHMLEMAKYASVPVINGLTDYNHPCQIMADMLTIYEHHGKVEGQKVVFIGDGNNVCNSFLNFASVIPYHFVLAAPEGYDPDLETLAKAQAAGLSKIEVVRDPIEAARDADVLYTDVWTSMGQEAERQKRLDDFDGFQINAELLSHAKSDALVMHCLPAHYGEEITEDVLDGPNSVVFDEAENRMHAQKAVMVMLAKSGGADIQI
- a CDS encoding KamA family radical SAM protein, coding for MISHPKNPRWKDWTWQHAQSCQDLSTLTEWLEDAGSNLKMPKDQFHEITSTYRMGITPYYFRLINQYDDTDPIYRQIVPASEELNILAEELVDPIGDENPARGSRPLKALVHRYRNRVLLMPTALCAVYCRFCFRKRLVGDTAHNAREKDLQAAYDYIRSHPEIEEVILTGGDPLTLGDQALHAIFKELDSIQHLRVIRIHTRLPVVNPFRLTPELGAIINSLQKPVWVSAHFNHPAEITATARQHILNWVSMGIPFLNQSVLLKGVNDSAEVLKELFLSLIEMKVKPYYLHQADMVQGTGHLRVSQQHGLDILQELQGEVPGYALPHYVQDRSDGSGKIPLQNQWI